Genomic window (Mycolicibacterium smegmatis):
GCGCCGACACGTGCTGCTGGTTCTCGTGCAGCATGTTGACGCAGAACCGCCCGGTGGCCTCGATCGCCTTCCAGGCCCGCGACTGCTTGGTGGGGCAGAACAGCACCAGCGGCGGATCCAGCGACAGCGCCGCGAACGACTGACACGCGAAGCCGATCGGCACGTTCTCGTGCACCGTGGTGATCACGGTGACGCCGGTACAGAACTGGCCGAGCACATTGCGGAACGTGCGCGGGTCGATCGGTTGCGTGGCGGTCACGTGCAGGTCACTTGAACCCGACGGAGAAGTCGTGGCCCCACAGGCTGACCGCGGTGGATTCCCGCGCAACCCAGTTTTCGTCGTCGACTTCCAGTCCTTCGCAACCGAATTCGATGTCGAAGCCACCCGGTGTCTTCATGTAGAACGACAGCATCTTGTCGTTGACGTGGCGGCCGAGCGTCGCCGACATCTTCACCTTGCGGCGCAGCGCACGGTCAAGGCACAGACCGACGTCGTCGGAGTTCTCGACCTCGACCATCAGGTGGACGATGCCGCTGGGGGTCTGGCCGGGCATGAACGCCAGGCTGTGGTGGCGCGGGTTGACGCCCAGGAACCGCAGCCACGCGGGTTCGCCGTCGGCCGGGCGGCCCACGAGCTGCGGGGGCAGCTTCATCGAATCGCGCAGGCTGAAACCGAGGATGTCACGGTAGAAGTGCAGCGTCTCGCGGTCGTCCTTGGTGGTCAGCACGACGTGGCCGAGACCCTGCTCCTCGGTGACGAACTTGTGCCCGTAGGGGCTGACGACGCGGCGATGCTCGAGCGCGACGCCGTGGAACACCTCCAGGGTGTTGCCCGAGGGGTCGTCGAACACGATCATCTCGTCGACGCGGCGCTCGGCCAGCTCGGCCGAGGTGCCCTCCTTGAACGGAGTGCCCGCGGCGTCGAGACGGCTGCGGATGTCCTGCAGCTCGGCGGCGTTCGCCGCTTCCCAGCCGGAGACCTGCAGACGGTCGTGTTCACCGGGGACGATCACCAGCCGCGCCGGGAACTCGTCCATACGCAGATAGAGCGCACCGTCGGTGTTGCCCTTGCCCTCGACCATGCCGAGGACCTTGAGGCCGTACTCGCGCCAGGCCGCGACGTCGGTGGCCTCGATGCGCAGATAACCCAACGACTTGATGCTCATCTAGCCTCCCAGGAAGTCGATGGTGAGCTTGTTGAATTCGTCGAACTTCTCGACCTGTGCCCAGTGTCCACACTGCCCGAACACGTGGAGCTGAACCCGTGGAATCTGTTTGACGGCCACGAGCGCGCCGTCGAGCGGGTTCACGCGGTCCTCGCGGCCCCAGATCAGCAGCACCGGCTGACGCAGCTTGTAGACCTCGCGCCACATCATGCCGAGCTCGAAGTCCGCTCCGGCGAAGGACTTCCCCATCGCCCTGGTGGCGGCCAGCGATTCCGGCGTGCTGGCGATCGCGAACCGCTCCTCGACCAGCTCCGGCGTGATGAGCTTCTGGTCGAACACCATGATCCGCAGGAAGGCTTCGAGATTCTCGCGCGTCGGTTCGACGTTGAACTTCGCGAGCGCCTTGACGCCCTCGGTGGGATCGGGCGCGAACAGGTTGACGCTGAGCCCACCGGGACCCATCAGCACGAGCTTGCCGGCCCGGTCGGGGTAGTCGAGCGCAAACCGCACCGCCGTACCGCCGCCGAGTGAGTTGCCCAGCAGCGGAACTCGGCCCTCGACACCGAGGTGGTCGAGCAGGCCGCGCACGGCCTTGGCGCTGTAGCGGTTGTACTGCTCGTGTTCGGTGTGCTTGTCCGACAGCCCGTAACCGGGCTGATCGACGGCCAGCACGTGGAAATGCTCGGCGAGCACCGCGATGTTGCGGCCGAAGTTCGACCAGCTGGCCGCACCGGGACCGCCGCCGTGCAGCAGCACGATGGTCTGCGCGGACGGGTCACCGGCCTCGTGGTAGTGCAACCGCATGGCCAGCTCGCCGGCCTGCACATCGGCGAAGCGCGAGGTGGATTCGAACGTGATCTCCTGTGTGGCAGTCACCATCAGACCATCGTGTCCGCGGGCGGAAGACCGAATTCGTGGTTGCCGAAGATCAGGTAGGCACGCTCGGGTTCGTTGGCGGCGTGCACGCGACCCGCATGCGCATCGCGCCAGAACCGTTGCAGCGGTGCGGTGTTGATCAACGCCGTGGCGCCGGCCGATTCGAAGAGCAGGTCGATCGAGGCGATGGCGCGGCCCGTGGCACGCACCTGATCGCGGCGGGCACGGGCGCGCAGGTCGAACGGGATCTCCTTGCCCGCCTTGAGCAGTTCGTATTCCTCGCCCACGTTTCCGATCAGCTGACGCCACGCGGCGTCGATATCGCTGGCGGCCTCGGCGATACGGACCTTGGCGAACGGATCGTCCTTGGACTTCTCACCGGCGAACGCCGCACGCACACGCTTGCCCTGATGCTCGACGTGGGCCGCGTACGCGCCGTAGGCCATGCCCACGATGGGTGCCGAGATGGTCGTGGGATGCACGGTGCCCCAAGGCATCTTGTACACCGGCGCGGTGTTGGTCGCATATCCACCCGCGGTGCCGTCGTTCATGGCCTTGTAGGACAGGAAGCGATGGCGCGGCACGAAGACGTCCTTGACCACGATCGTGTTGCTGCCGGTGCCGCGCAGACCGACCACGTGCCACACGTCGTCGATCGTGTACTCGGTGCGCGGGATCAGGAAGCTGCCGAAGTCGACCGGGCGGCCGTCCTTGATCACCGGGCCGCCGAGGAACGCCCACGTGGCGTGCTCGCTGCCGGACGACCACTGCCAGGCGCCGTTGACGATGTAGCCGTCGCCGGTCTCGGTGACCACGCCCGCGCCCATCGGCGCGTACGACGAGGACACCCGGACGGTCGGATCGTCGCCCCACACCTCGTCCTGGGCCTTCTGATCGAACAGCGCGAGGTGCCAGTTGTGCACGCCGATGATCGATGCGACCCACCCGGTGGATCCGCACGCGCTGGCCAGCCGGCGAACGGCCTCGTAGAACACCGTCGGATCGGCCTGCAGGCCACCCCACTGCTCGGGCTGCAACAGCTTGAAGAAGCCGAGCTCATCGAGTTCGTCGATCGACTCCTGCGGGATCTGACGCAGCTCCTCCGCGGCCTGGGCGCGTTCCCGCAGCTTCGGCAGCAGATCATCAACGCCGGCGAGGACCGCCTGCACGTCACGCTGTTCAATGGACGTCACTGAATTGCCTCCCGGATCGAGATCCACAACTAGACAGAGATTAGAACACGTTACGATTTGTGTCGAGTAGCGCTGCAAAACATCGGCTGGACCTGCGCAACTGTAGTTTTGTAACCTGTTCTAGTTCTGGCTGATTTGCAGAAGAGAAAGGGTCACCCCGTGACTGATGAGCCCCTGGGCAGCCACGTGCTCGAACTGCAGGTGGCCGAGGTCGTCGAGGAGACCTCCGACGCCCGCTCCCTGGTGTTCACGGTGCCCGAGGGCGCCGAGATCGCCGCGGACCGGCTTCGGTACTCCCCCGGCCAGTTCCTGACGCTGCGGGTCCCCAGCGACCGCACCGGGTCGGTCGCACGCTGCTACTCGCTGTCCTCGTCGCCGACCACCGACGACCGGCTCACGGTGACGGTCAAGCGCACCGCCGACGGTTACGCCTCGAACTGGCTGTGCGACAACGCCCACGCCGGCATGCGCATCCACGTCCTGGCGCCCTCGGGTACGTTCGTGCCGAAGGACCTCGACACCGACTTCCTGCTTCTGGCCGCGGGCAGCGGCATCACGCCGATGATGGCGATCTGCAAATCCGCGCTCGCCGAGGGCACCGGCAACGTGGTGCTGATCTACGCCAACCGCGACGAGAACTCGGTGATCTTCGCTGGCGCACTGCGCGAACTGGGCGCGAAATACCCCGACCGGCTGACCGTGGTGCACTGGCTGGAGACCGTGCAGGGCCTGCCGACGGCGGCCGGCCTCGGCGCGCTCGCCAAGCCGTTCGCCGGGCGTGAGGCGTTCATCTGCGGGCCCGGTCCGTTCATGACCGCAGCCGAGGACGCGCTGCGCGCCGCGGGCACCCCCGACGACCACATCCACATCGAGGTGTTCAAGTCGCTGGAGTCCGATCCGTTCGCCGCGGTCGTGATCCCCGAGGACGACGGGGACGACGGGGACGACCAGGGCCCGGCGACCGCTGTGGTGACGCTGGACGGCACCACACACGAGATCCGTTGGCCGCGTTCGGCCAAGCTGCTCGATGTACTGCTGGACAAGGGTCTCGACGCGCCGTTCTCGTGCCGCGAGGGACACTGCGGCGCCTGCGCGGTGCTCAAGAAATCCGGCGAGGTGCACATGGAGATCAACGACGTGCTGGAGCCGTCGGATCTCGAGGAGGGTCTGATCCTGGGTTGCCAGGCGACACCCGTGTCCGATTCCGTCGAAGTCACCTACGACGAATAGCGAGAGGCTAGTTTCTTGACGATGACTTCGACAGGGACCGCCATGCGGCGACTCGCTGCCTGCGCTGCCGCAGCGCTGGTGACCGGGACACTCACGTCGGCGCCGGCGTCGGCGGCCTCCGATTCGGGCCACACCTCGGTGCCGATCGACCCGGCCACCGCCGTGGAGATGCACGTCGACGCCAACTGCACGCTGGCCACCAGCCGCTGCACGTTCAAG
Coding sequences:
- the hsaC gene encoding iron-dependent extradiol dioxygenase HsaC codes for the protein MSIKSLGYLRIEATDVAAWREYGLKVLGMVEGKGNTDGALYLRMDEFPARLVIVPGEHDRLQVSGWEAANAAELQDIRSRLDAAGTPFKEGTSAELAERRVDEMIVFDDPSGNTLEVFHGVALEHRRVVSPYGHKFVTEEQGLGHVVLTTKDDRETLHFYRDILGFSLRDSMKLPPQLVGRPADGEPAWLRFLGVNPRHHSLAFMPGQTPSGIVHLMVEVENSDDVGLCLDRALRRKVKMSATLGRHVNDKMLSFYMKTPGGFDIEFGCEGLEVDDENWVARESTAVSLWGHDFSVGFK
- the hsaD gene encoding 4,5:9,10-diseco-3-hydroxy-5,9,17-trioxoandrosta-1(10),2-diene-4-oate hydrolase, whose amino-acid sequence is MTATQEITFESTSRFADVQAGELAMRLHYHEAGDPSAQTIVLLHGGGPGAASWSNFGRNIAVLAEHFHVLAVDQPGYGLSDKHTEHEQYNRYSAKAVRGLLDHLGVEGRVPLLGNSLGGGTAVRFALDYPDRAGKLVLMGPGGLSVNLFAPDPTEGVKALAKFNVEPTRENLEAFLRIMVFDQKLITPELVEERFAIASTPESLAATRAMGKSFAGADFELGMMWREVYKLRQPVLLIWGREDRVNPLDGALVAVKQIPRVQLHVFGQCGHWAQVEKFDEFNKLTIDFLGG
- the hsaA gene encoding 3-hydroxy-9,10-secoandrosta-1,3,5(10)-triene-9,17-dione monooxygenase oxygenase subunit; translation: MTSIEQRDVQAVLAGVDDLLPKLRERAQAAEELRQIPQESIDELDELGFFKLLQPEQWGGLQADPTVFYEAVRRLASACGSTGWVASIIGVHNWHLALFDQKAQDEVWGDDPTVRVSSSYAPMGAGVVTETGDGYIVNGAWQWSSGSEHATWAFLGGPVIKDGRPVDFGSFLIPRTEYTIDDVWHVVGLRGTGSNTIVVKDVFVPRHRFLSYKAMNDGTAGGYATNTAPVYKMPWGTVHPTTISAPIVGMAYGAYAAHVEHQGKRVRAAFAGEKSKDDPFAKVRIAEAASDIDAAWRQLIGNVGEEYELLKAGKEIPFDLRARARRDQVRATGRAIASIDLLFESAGATALINTAPLQRFWRDAHAGRVHAANEPERAYLIFGNHEFGLPPADTMV
- a CDS encoding ferredoxin--NADP reductase, which encodes MTDEPLGSHVLELQVAEVVEETSDARSLVFTVPEGAEIAADRLRYSPGQFLTLRVPSDRTGSVARCYSLSSSPTTDDRLTVTVKRTADGYASNWLCDNAHAGMRIHVLAPSGTFVPKDLDTDFLLLAAGSGITPMMAICKSALAEGTGNVVLIYANRDENSVIFAGALRELGAKYPDRLTVVHWLETVQGLPTAAGLGALAKPFAGREAFICGPGPFMTAAEDALRAAGTPDDHIHIEVFKSLESDPFAAVVIPEDDGDDGDDQGPATAVVTLDGTTHEIRWPRSAKLLDVLLDKGLDAPFSCREGHCGACAVLKKSGEVHMEINDVLEPSDLEEGLILGCQATPVSDSVEVTYDE